In a single window of the Microbacterium sp. SL75 genome:
- the pknB gene encoding Stk1 family PASTA domain-containing Ser/Thr kinase, producing MSTSQQADPLIGRLVDGRYRVRARIARGGMATVYVATDLRLERRVALKVMHGHLSDDTVFQSRFIQEARSAARLSDPHVVNVFDQGQDGEMAYLVMEYLPGITLRELLREHRRLTIDQTLTIMDAILSGLAAAHRAGIVHRDVKPENVLLAEDGRIKIGDFGLARATTANTASGAQLMGTIAYLAPELVTRGTADARSDIYSLGIMLYEMLVGEQPYKGEQPMQIAYQHATDSVPRPSAKNPGVPEQLDELVLWSTEREPGDRPLDAGAMLERLRAIEKELGLAPQVARAVSVGTTGPASAAESRELTKVLPQTASLPSATIDEPDNAARLRTRTRRRTARGAWLLVLVLLLAGGAGFTGWYFGSGPGSLVAVPDVSGRSFADAQALLTQQQLQAQAQEVTDREIPSGTTVGSDPAPGERLDKETVVTVFVSIGPATHQIPALAGKSADEVRAILEQAFVGVAGDPERQFADPADGTVLGASVIPRSGGDAIDCTQGCTVYEGDAASLVVSLGPIPDVTGDSRSQAQRALDGVGLKSSVTEDYSNSVASGNVISMGQRDGGGNWRPGDTVPLRVSIGPKPVEIPGNVVGMSIRDAVKTLEALGFQVNAGIDDGTLPLGFKYWDIYKVRATNPKAGTTAPQGSTITLTPTL from the coding sequence GTGAGCACGAGTCAGCAGGCAGACCCGCTGATCGGCCGTCTCGTCGACGGCCGATACCGGGTCCGCGCGCGTATCGCGCGCGGCGGGATGGCGACCGTGTACGTGGCGACCGACCTGCGCCTCGAGCGCCGCGTCGCGCTGAAGGTCATGCACGGCCACCTCAGCGACGACACCGTGTTCCAGAGCCGCTTCATCCAGGAGGCCCGCTCGGCCGCCCGCCTGAGCGACCCGCACGTCGTGAACGTGTTCGACCAGGGCCAGGACGGCGAGATGGCCTACCTGGTGATGGAATACCTCCCGGGCATCACCCTGCGCGAGCTGCTGCGCGAGCATCGGCGCCTCACGATCGATCAGACCCTCACGATCATGGATGCCATCCTGTCGGGGCTCGCGGCAGCGCACCGGGCCGGGATCGTCCACCGCGACGTCAAGCCCGAGAACGTGCTGCTCGCCGAGGACGGCCGCATCAAGATCGGCGACTTCGGTCTGGCGCGCGCGACGACCGCGAACACCGCGAGCGGCGCCCAGCTCATGGGCACGATCGCGTACCTGGCGCCCGAACTCGTCACCCGCGGCACCGCGGACGCCCGCAGCGACATCTACTCGCTCGGAATCATGCTCTACGAGATGCTCGTCGGCGAGCAGCCCTACAAGGGCGAGCAGCCGATGCAGATCGCCTATCAGCACGCCACCGACTCCGTCCCGCGCCCCAGCGCCAAGAATCCCGGCGTTCCGGAGCAACTCGACGAGCTCGTGCTGTGGTCGACCGAGCGCGAGCCGGGCGATCGCCCCCTCGACGCCGGTGCGATGCTCGAGCGGCTGCGTGCGATCGAGAAAGAGCTCGGCCTCGCCCCCCAGGTCGCTCGCGCCGTGTCGGTGGGCACGACGGGCCCGGCCTCCGCAGCGGAGTCCCGCGAGCTGACCAAGGTCCTTCCCCAGACGGCATCCCTCCCCTCCGCCACCATCGATGAACCCGACAACGCCGCGCGTCTGCGCACCCGCACGCGTCGACGCACGGCGCGCGGGGCCTGGCTCCTCGTGCTCGTGCTGCTGCTCGCCGGCGGCGCCGGATTCACCGGCTGGTACTTCGGGTCGGGGCCGGGCTCGCTCGTCGCCGTCCCCGACGTCTCGGGGCGGAGCTTCGCCGACGCCCAAGCCCTGTTGACGCAGCAGCAGCTGCAGGCGCAGGCGCAAGAGGTCACGGATCGAGAGATCCCCTCCGGCACGACGGTGGGGTCCGACCCCGCCCCCGGCGAACGGCTCGACAAAGAGACCGTCGTCACCGTCTTCGTCTCGATCGGACCGGCGACCCATCAGATCCCGGCCCTCGCCGGCAAGAGCGCGGACGAGGTGCGCGCGATCCTCGAGCAGGCCTTCGTCGGCGTCGCGGGCGACCCCGAGCGCCAGTTCGCCGACCCCGCCGACGGAACGGTCCTGGGCGCCTCGGTCATCCCCCGCTCGGGCGGCGACGCGATCGACTGCACGCAGGGATGCACCGTCTACGAGGGTGACGCGGCCTCGCTCGTCGTCTCTCTCGGCCCGATCCCCGACGTCACCGGAGACTCGCGCTCGCAAGCCCAGCGCGCCCTCGACGGCGTCGGGCTGAAGTCCTCGGTGACCGAGGATTACAGCAACTCCGTGGCATCCGGCAACGTCATCTCCATGGGCCAGCGCGACGGCGGCGGCAACTGGCGCCCCGGTGACACGGTCCCCCTGCGCGTGTCGATCGGGCCGAAGCCCGTCGAGATCCCCGGCAACGTGGTGGGGATGTCGATCCGGGATGCCGTGAAGACCCTCGAAGCGCTCGGATTTCAGGTCAACGCGGGTATCGACGACGGCACCCTGCCCCTCGGCTTCAAGTACTGGGACATCTACAAGGTTCGCGCCACGAACCCCAAGGCCGGGACGACCGCTCCGCAGGGATCGACGATCACGCTGACGCCGACGCTGTAG
- a CDS encoding LysM peptidoglycan-binding domain-containing protein, whose protein sequence is MRRLTLSPLPSRRRAVAIWPAAVAGSIALTLAAEHAAHAAPPEPALTVLPPAPRGIGVQAIAGVTAPTTYTVKSGDTVWGIARAHGLDTAAVLAANGLTPDSLIRPGQVLALTPAATPAPPAPAAPEAAPRSHEVRPGDTVSAIARANGVSLDAVLSANALTRASIIYPGDVLQIPSGSPAPAPAAVAPATAPGLDAEQSENARLIIRIGRELGVSDRGILIALGTAMQESWLRNLDWGDRDSLGLFQQRPSTGWGTPDQILDRERSTRVFYGGAADPNGSATRGLLDIPGWDQLSYADAAQAVQISAYPDRYAQWEQPATTWLSVLG, encoded by the coding sequence ATGCGACGACTCACGCTGTCCCCCCTGCCCTCGCGACGCCGCGCGGTCGCCATCTGGCCGGCCGCTGTGGCCGGCTCGATCGCCCTGACCCTCGCCGCCGAGCACGCCGCTCACGCCGCGCCCCCCGAGCCTGCCCTCACGGTCCTGCCTCCCGCCCCCCGCGGTATCGGGGTGCAGGCAATCGCGGGCGTCACCGCCCCCACCACCTACACCGTCAAGTCAGGCGACACGGTGTGGGGCATCGCTCGGGCTCATGGTCTCGACACCGCGGCGGTCCTGGCGGCCAACGGCCTGACACCCGACAGCCTCATCCGACCCGGCCAGGTTCTCGCACTCACCCCCGCGGCGACGCCCGCTCCCCCGGCTCCCGCCGCTCCCGAAGCCGCGCCCCGGTCGCACGAGGTCCGCCCGGGCGACACCGTCTCGGCCATCGCCCGCGCCAACGGCGTCTCGCTCGACGCCGTGCTCAGCGCGAACGCCCTCACGCGCGCCTCGATCATCTACCCGGGCGACGTATTGCAGATCCCGTCGGGATCCCCCGCACCCGCACCCGCGGCCGTGGCCCCCGCCACCGCCCCCGGGCTGGATGCCGAGCAGTCCGAGAACGCACGCCTGATCATCCGCATCGGACGAGAACTCGGCGTCTCGGATCGCGGAATACTCATCGCCCTGGGCACCGCGATGCAGGAGTCGTGGCTGCGCAACCTCGATTGGGGCGACCGCGACTCGCTCGGCCTGTTCCAGCAGCGCCCCAGCACCGGCTGGGGCACCCCGGATCAGATCCTCGACCGAGAGCGGTCCACCCGCGTGTTCTACGGCGGAGCGGCCGACCCCAACGGCTCCGCGACCCGCGGCCTGCTCGACATCCCCGGGTGGGACCAGCTGTCGTACGCCGACGCCGCTCAGGCCGTGCAGATCTCGGCCTACCCGGACCGGTACGCGCAGTGGGAGCAACCCGCCACCACGTGGCTCTCCGTTCTCGGCTGA
- a CDS encoding Rv2175c family DNA-binding protein: MSETSRYETAWLTIPDLVEMLDESLGRVRRLFDEHYLVGSRREGVFKVPAVFIVDGRPLASLRGTIIVLHDAGFDADETIDWLLTPEESIGMAPIEALLAGRKSEVRRVAATLA, translated from the coding sequence GTGAGTGAGACTTCCCGTTACGAGACCGCGTGGCTGACCATTCCCGACCTGGTCGAGATGCTCGACGAGTCGCTCGGCCGCGTCCGCCGCCTGTTCGACGAGCATTACCTCGTCGGCTCGCGCCGCGAAGGCGTGTTCAAGGTGCCGGCGGTCTTCATCGTGGACGGGCGCCCGCTGGCGTCGCTGCGCGGCACGATCATCGTTCTGCACGATGCCGGGTTCGACGCCGACGAGACCATCGATTGGCTCCTGACTCCGGAAGAGAGCATCGGCATGGCACCCATCGAGGCTCTGCTCGCCGGGCGCAAGAGCGAGGTCCGCCGAGTCGCCGCGACCCTCGCCTGA
- a CDS encoding polyprenyl synthetase family protein, with protein MATSPEPIEAVSQRLDKFLSEQLSYASALGPEAEAFTRSGASALQGGKRLRARFCLAGWSAVRALDAPPSSAFDESALAVATSLEIFHAAALVHDDLVDNSDTRRGQPAAHRALQKAHQDADWAGDSDAFGRSGAILLGDLLVAWSDDLLEEGLKGHRHAAPTRRAYARMRRDVTIGQFLDVAEESAYTVYPDDAHAERALRIASYKSARYSIQQPLQIGAALAGADEAQLDALGRFGHDVGMAFQLRDDVLGVFGDSAVTGKPVGDDLREGKRTVLVAYARESLSPQRREGFDALLGDPALDGAQIAALQQTILDTGALERTEDLIADYSRRADLALADAEVDTAALEDLRALARAATERTA; from the coding sequence GTGGCGACCTCCCCGGAACCGATCGAAGCTGTTTCCCAGCGACTCGACAAGTTCCTCTCCGAACAGCTATCGTACGCCTCTGCACTGGGCCCGGAGGCGGAGGCGTTCACCCGATCGGGGGCTTCCGCCCTCCAGGGAGGAAAGCGTCTGCGGGCCCGCTTCTGCCTCGCCGGGTGGAGTGCGGTTCGCGCGCTCGACGCCCCGCCCTCCTCCGCCTTCGACGAGTCGGCTCTGGCCGTGGCCACCTCCCTCGAGATCTTCCATGCCGCCGCCCTCGTCCACGACGACCTCGTCGACAACAGCGACACGCGCCGAGGTCAGCCCGCGGCCCACCGCGCGTTGCAGAAAGCGCATCAGGATGCCGACTGGGCCGGCGACTCCGACGCGTTCGGCCGATCCGGAGCGATTCTCCTCGGCGACCTGCTGGTCGCGTGGAGCGACGATCTGCTCGAGGAGGGTCTGAAGGGCCACCGCCATGCCGCCCCGACCCGTCGCGCCTACGCGCGGATGCGCCGCGACGTGACGATCGGCCAGTTCCTCGACGTCGCCGAGGAGTCCGCCTACACCGTCTACCCCGACGACGCCCATGCGGAGCGGGCGCTGCGCATCGCCTCGTACAAGTCGGCGCGCTACAGCATCCAGCAGCCCCTCCAGATCGGCGCGGCTCTCGCCGGCGCCGACGAGGCGCAGCTCGACGCCCTCGGGCGCTTCGGTCACGACGTCGGCATGGCGTTCCAGCTGCGCGACGACGTGCTGGGGGTCTTCGGCGACAGCGCGGTCACCGGAAAGCCGGTCGGTGACGACCTGCGCGAGGGAAAGCGCACGGTGCTGGTCGCCTACGCCCGTGAGAGTCTGTCACCTCAGCGACGCGAGGGCTTCGACGCCCTCCTCGGCGACCCCGCTCTGGATGGGGCGCAGATCGCGGCGCTGCAGCAGACGATCCTCGACACGGGAGCGCTCGAACGCACGGAGGACCTGATCGCCGACTACTCGCGGCGAGCCGATCTCGCTCTCGCCGACGCCGAGGTCGACACGGCCGCACTCGAGGACCTCCGCGCTCTCGCGCGTGCCGCCACCGAACGAACGGCCTGA
- a CDS encoding DUF3040 domain-containing protein, giving the protein MPLSEQEQRLLDEMERHLMSNDTDVVSAPSRALSYRNIVLGSILVLAGLGALVAGVSIGFNTGFVGIAVGVVGFLLMVGGVVFAVTPTRGAAQAAPAAKPRPARASGSSFMDRMNERWDRRHDGP; this is encoded by the coding sequence ATGCCACTGTCAGAGCAGGAGCAGCGTCTACTGGACGAGATGGAGCGCCATCTCATGAGCAACGACACCGATGTGGTGTCTGCCCCCAGTCGTGCCCTCAGCTACCGCAACATCGTCCTCGGTTCCATCCTCGTGCTGGCCGGTCTCGGCGCTCTCGTCGCGGGCGTGTCGATAGGGTTCAACACCGGTTTCGTCGGCATCGCCGTGGGCGTCGTCGGATTCCTCCTCATGGTCGGCGGGGTCGTCTTCGCCGTCACCCCGACGCGCGGCGCCGCTCAGGCCGCACCCGCCGCGAAGCCCCGACCGGCTCGCGCCTCCGGTTCGTCGTTCATGGATCGCATGAACGAACGCTGGGACCGCCGCCACGACGGACCCTAA
- the mraZ gene encoding division/cell wall cluster transcriptional repressor MraZ codes for MLLGTHTPKLDDKGRVILPAKFRDDLGAGVVITRGQDRCLYVFSTEEFERVHERIREAPLSNKQARDFLRMFLSGASAEKPDSQNRITVPPALRTYAGLGRELVVTGVGAHAEIWDAEAWNSYAESNEETYAEMEQEVIPGLF; via the coding sequence ATGCTGCTCGGAACGCACACACCCAAGCTCGACGACAAGGGTCGGGTCATCCTGCCGGCGAAGTTCCGTGACGATCTCGGCGCCGGAGTGGTGATCACGCGCGGGCAGGACCGCTGCCTCTACGTGTTCAGCACCGAGGAGTTCGAGCGCGTGCACGAGCGGATCCGCGAGGCCCCGCTCAGCAACAAGCAGGCCCGCGACTTCCTGCGCATGTTCCTCTCGGGGGCCAGCGCCGAGAAGCCCGACAGTCAGAACCGCATCACCGTCCCGCCCGCCTTGCGTACCTACGCGGGGCTCGGTCGCGAACTCGTCGTCACCGGCGTCGGAGCACACGCCGAGATCTGGGACGCCGAGGCGTGGAACTCCTACGCGGAGAGCAACGAAGAAACGTACGCCGAGATGGAACAGGAGGTGATCCCGGGACTCTTCTGA
- the rsmH gene encoding 16S rRNA (cytosine(1402)-N(4))-methyltransferase RsmH gives MDIRDIHTPVLLERCAELLGPALHKPGSVFVDGTLGMGGHSEAFLERFPETRLIGLDRDTDALRIAGERLARFGDRVTLVHTVYDGIAEAVASAGVAQVDGILFDLGVSSLQLDVADRGFAYAQDAPLDMRMDQTTGVTAAEVLATYGEGDLRRIFERYGEEKLAGRYARAIIAARAEAPLERSGQLVDVLQAATPAAVLRERHPAKRVFQALRIEVNAELSVLERTIPAALSVLGVGGRIVVLSYQSLEDRLVKRVFADASTSTAPRGLPVELPEHAPKFRLLVRGAELAGDEERAFNPRATPVRLRAAERIQEDA, from the coding sequence ATGGACATCCGCGACATCCACACCCCCGTCCTGCTCGAGCGCTGCGCCGAGCTGCTGGGCCCTGCGCTCCACAAGCCCGGCTCGGTGTTCGTCGACGGAACGCTCGGTATGGGCGGCCACTCCGAGGCGTTCCTCGAACGCTTCCCCGAGACCCGTCTCATCGGCCTCGACCGCGACACCGACGCCCTTCGCATCGCGGGGGAGCGTCTCGCGCGTTTCGGCGACCGCGTGACCCTCGTGCACACCGTCTACGACGGGATCGCCGAGGCCGTGGCCTCTGCCGGTGTCGCCCAGGTCGACGGCATCCTGTTCGACCTCGGGGTGTCGTCGCTCCAGCTCGACGTCGCCGACCGCGGCTTCGCCTACGCCCAGGACGCGCCGCTCGACATGCGCATGGACCAGACCACCGGCGTGACGGCCGCGGAGGTGCTGGCGACCTACGGCGAGGGCGATCTGCGCCGCATCTTCGAGCGCTACGGCGAAGAGAAGCTCGCCGGTCGCTACGCCCGCGCGATCATCGCCGCCCGCGCCGAGGCGCCGCTCGAGCGCTCCGGCCAGCTGGTCGACGTCCTGCAGGCGGCCACTCCCGCCGCGGTGCTGCGCGAGCGTCACCCGGCCAAACGCGTCTTCCAGGCCCTGCGCATCGAGGTCAACGCCGAACTGTCGGTGCTCGAGCGAACGATCCCGGCCGCGCTGAGCGTGCTCGGTGTCGGCGGGCGCATCGTCGTGCTGTCGTATCAGTCGCTCGAGGACCGGTTGGTCAAGCGCGTCTTCGCCGACGCGTCGACGTCCACGGCTCCGCGCGGACTGCCCGTGGAGCTGCCCGAGCACGCGCCGAAGTTCCGGCTCCTCGTTCGCGGCGCGGAGCTGGCGGGCGACGAAGAGCGCGCTTTCAATCCCCGTGCCACCCCCGTGCGTCTGCGCGCGGCCGAGAGAATCCAGGAGGACGCATGA
- a CDS encoding peptidoglycan D,D-transpeptidase FtsI family protein yields MTTTTSRSPRRRTVVALAVVLIVIIAFVVRLVDIQVVNARDHVDDSLSMGLQNSRIEYASRGSIVDDNGVPLATSVNRYDVQIDPMLAAKGVTTRDDDGNETTTAWPDLAAQIAGVTGQDAADVQKIVQGAVADNPESRYAMIAKNVSTEQYRALVALGLPFLSFPPQAGRMYPDGAVAGNLLGFVGSDGQALAGLEAADNDCLASTNGKVVFQQSRDGVVLPGTEVVTQPAVDGGTLKLTIDRDLQWYLQQLIAEQVQNTGSLRGTITVVEAKTGKIRALAEYPTVDPNDPTATAPEDRGSRAFSSPFEPGSTFKALTTAIGLDSGSYTPQTTVTASGREVLDGDARVSDAFSHGPNVYTPTGVLIDSSNVGISKFAEMIPAQTRFDYLQKFGMGTTSAIDFPGESGGILHPVQDWDKQTFFNTAFGQGLSVTVPQLVGAYQTIANGGVKKPLSIVEGCTAADGTVTDVPSTEGTQVISTDTAKEVSLMLENVATQGELASKIAIPGYRIAIKTGTGEKVDENTGAYKPDAYFTTMIGFAPADDPQYVVAVNLDEPRTVKSSAATAPAFQKALTQVLKSYRVIPSGTTTPELPKFG; encoded by the coding sequence ATGACGACGACAACCTCCCGTTCCCCGCGGCGTCGCACCGTCGTCGCCCTCGCGGTCGTCCTGATCGTGATCATCGCCTTCGTCGTCCGCCTGGTCGACATCCAGGTCGTCAACGCCCGAGACCACGTGGACGACTCGCTCTCGATGGGGCTGCAGAACTCCCGCATCGAGTACGCCTCGCGCGGATCGATCGTCGACGACAACGGGGTGCCCCTGGCCACCAGCGTCAATCGCTACGACGTGCAGATCGACCCGATGCTCGCCGCGAAGGGCGTGACCACGCGCGACGACGACGGCAACGAGACCACGACGGCCTGGCCCGACCTGGCGGCCCAGATCGCCGGTGTCACCGGCCAGGACGCCGCCGACGTGCAGAAGATCGTCCAGGGTGCCGTGGCCGACAACCCCGAGTCGCGTTACGCGATGATCGCGAAGAACGTCTCGACCGAGCAGTACCGAGCCCTCGTGGCCCTGGGGCTGCCGTTCCTCAGCTTCCCGCCGCAGGCCGGTCGTATGTATCCCGACGGGGCGGTGGCGGGGAACCTGCTGGGCTTCGTCGGCAGCGACGGTCAGGCCCTCGCCGGCCTCGAGGCGGCCGACAACGATTGCCTCGCCTCGACCAACGGCAAGGTCGTCTTCCAGCAGAGCCGCGACGGCGTGGTGCTCCCGGGCACCGAGGTCGTCACTCAGCCCGCCGTCGACGGCGGCACCCTCAAGCTCACGATCGACCGCGACCTGCAGTGGTACCTGCAACAGCTCATCGCCGAGCAGGTGCAGAACACCGGGTCGTTGCGCGGCACCATCACCGTGGTCGAGGCCAAGACGGGCAAGATCCGGGCCCTCGCCGAGTACCCGACGGTCGACCCCAACGACCCCACGGCCACGGCCCCCGAGGACCGCGGCAGTCGTGCGTTCTCGAGCCCGTTCGAGCCCGGCTCGACGTTCAAGGCCCTCACGACGGCGATCGGCCTGGACAGCGGTTCGTACACGCCGCAGACGACGGTCACGGCCTCGGGGCGCGAGGTGCTGGACGGCGACGCGCGCGTCTCCGACGCGTTCTCGCACGGCCCGAACGTCTACACCCCCACCGGCGTCCTCATCGACTCCTCGAACGTGGGTATCTCCAAGTTCGCCGAGATGATCCCCGCGCAGACGCGCTTCGACTACCTGCAGAAGTTCGGCATGGGAACGACGAGCGCGATCGACTTCCCGGGTGAGTCGGGCGGCATTCTGCACCCGGTCCAGGACTGGGACAAGCAGACCTTCTTCAACACGGCTTTCGGTCAGGGCCTGTCGGTCACCGTGCCCCAGCTCGTGGGCGCGTACCAGACCATCGCCAACGGCGGCGTGAAGAAGCCGCTGTCGATCGTCGAGGGCTGCACCGCGGCCGACGGCACCGTCACCGACGTCCCCTCGACCGAGGGCACCCAGGTCATCTCGACCGACACGGCGAAGGAGGTCTCGCTCATGCTCGAGAACGTCGCCACGCAGGGCGAGCTCGCCTCGAAGATCGCCATTCCCGGCTACCGCATCGCGATCAAGACCGGTACGGGTGAGAAAGTCGACGAGAACACGGGTGCCTACAAGCCCGACGCGTACTTCACCACGATGATCGGTTTCGCCCCCGCCGACGACCCGCAGTACGTCGTCGCGGTCAACCTGGACGAGCCGCGGACGGTAAAATCGTCGGCGGCCACCGCCCCCGCGTTCCAGAAGGCCCTCACCCAGGTTCTCAAGTCGTACCGGGTGATCCCGTCCGGAACCACGACCCCCGAACTGCCCAAGTTCGGCTGA
- a CDS encoding UDP-N-acetylmuramoyl-tripeptide--D-alanyl-D-alanine ligase: MISLSLSHLADVLGGRLVVRGDDTADTLVSGLVDTDSRLIEPGGIFVAKPGETTDGHLFVGTAVERGAALAIVERELDDAVSQIVVPDAVAALGDLARDVVARVRETGALKIVGITGSNGKTTTKNLLACILEDEGETVSPRASFNNEVGAPLTMLRVTENTRYLVSEFGASAPGAIAHLAGLVTPDIGVVLMVGMAHAGGFGGIESTFHAKSELVKATREGGLAVLNADDPRVAAMEPIARERGQDVRWFGRGERAEVRAVDVEVSASGTRADLVIDGEPFTLTLRVLGEHHVMNALAALAAATALGVPAAHAIARLETVEIAERWRMQPLGSDRVRIINDAYNASPDSMAAALRTLAQITGPEERTVAVLGAMSELGEYADEEHDRVGLLAVRLRIQRIVVIGPEARRMYLEAIAQGSWDGEAVFFADADAAYDYLSTELRDGDRVLVKSSNSAGLRHLGDRLGDLFA; encoded by the coding sequence ATGATCTCCCTCAGCCTCTCCCACCTCGCCGACGTGCTCGGCGGGCGCCTCGTCGTCCGCGGCGACGACACTGCCGACACCCTCGTCTCGGGGCTCGTCGACACCGACTCGCGCCTGATCGAGCCCGGCGGCATCTTCGTCGCCAAGCCCGGTGAGACCACCGACGGCCACCTCTTCGTCGGCACGGCCGTCGAGCGGGGCGCGGCCCTCGCGATCGTCGAACGCGAGCTCGACGACGCGGTGAGCCAGATCGTCGTCCCGGATGCCGTGGCCGCCCTCGGCGACCTGGCTCGGGACGTGGTGGCTCGAGTCCGCGAGACGGGCGCGCTCAAGATCGTCGGCATCACGGGGTCGAATGGCAAGACGACCACGAAGAACCTCCTCGCCTGCATCCTCGAGGACGAGGGAGAGACGGTGTCACCGCGCGCCTCGTTCAACAACGAGGTCGGCGCCCCGCTGACGATGCTGCGCGTCACCGAGAACACGCGCTACCTCGTGAGCGAGTTCGGAGCCAGTGCCCCGGGCGCCATCGCGCACCTCGCGGGTCTGGTCACCCCCGACATCGGAGTCGTGCTGATGGTCGGCATGGCGCACGCCGGCGGGTTCGGCGGCATCGAGTCGACGTTCCATGCCAAGAGCGAGTTGGTGAAGGCCACCCGCGAAGGCGGCCTCGCCGTCCTCAATGCCGACGATCCGCGCGTGGCCGCGATGGAGCCGATCGCGCGCGAGCGCGGGCAGGACGTACGGTGGTTCGGCCGGGGCGAGCGGGCCGAGGTGCGCGCCGTCGACGTGGAGGTCTCGGCATCCGGGACCCGCGCCGATCTGGTGATCGACGGAGAACCCTTCACCCTCACCCTGCGCGTGCTCGGTGAGCACCACGTGATGAACGCTCTCGCGGCCCTCGCCGCCGCCACCGCGCTCGGCGTGCCCGCAGCCCACGCGATCGCCCGTCTCGAGACCGTCGAGATCGCCGAGCGCTGGCGGATGCAGCCGCTGGGTTCCGATCGCGTGCGCATCATCAACGACGCGTACAACGCCAGCCCCGACTCCATGGCCGCCGCCCTTCGCACCCTCGCCCAGATCACCGGTCCCGAGGAGCGAACGGTCGCCGTCCTGGGCGCGATGAGCGAGCTGGGCGAGTACGCCGACGAGGAGCACGACCGTGTGGGACTGCTGGCCGTGCGCCTGCGCATTCAGCGGATCGTCGTGATCGGACCCGAGGCGCGCCGCATGTACCTCGAGGCCATCGCCCAGGGCTCCTGGGACGGCGAGGCCGTCTTCTTCGCCGACGCCGATGCGGCCTACGACTACCTCTCGACCGAACTGCGCGACGGTGATCGCGTGCTGGTGAAGTCGTCGAACTCGGCGGGGCTCCGGCACCTCGGCGACCGTCTGGGAGACTTGTTCGCGTGA